The Pseudofrankia inefficax genome window below encodes:
- a CDS encoding DNA-3-methyladenine glycosylase family protein, whose amino-acid sequence MPTDDHTVATVELAEPVDIVGSLAAYGRHGDDLIDRWDGRVLIRTVPHGAGRAALATRPAGPVERPRLYVTGPPGLDTATLAGLARAQFLRDQPALDDLTARDPVIAAIPAHRRRLAQLTQTDVLHVLARCVTAQQVTGRFAATLRSRLVGLVGRPVTAGPHTAYALDADLLADTDPTRLTELGLSGRKAMALLGVARAVTGSLSLSSLHELDDEGVIATLTALPGIGRWSAEWFLIRALGRPLVAAGDLAVRKAVGHLYRPGLPPPAEEEVRLLTAHWGPAAALAQTIALDYHHEVTHPPRPARAAISA is encoded by the coding sequence ATGCCGACGGACGATCACACGGTCGCCACCGTCGAGCTCGCGGAACCGGTGGACATCGTCGGCAGCCTCGCGGCCTACGGGCGGCACGGGGACGACCTGATCGACAGGTGGGACGGGCGTGTCCTGATCCGGACCGTGCCGCACGGCGCGGGCCGGGCGGCGCTCGCCACCCGGCCCGCGGGCCCCGTCGAACGCCCGCGCCTGTACGTGACGGGGCCGCCCGGCCTGGACACCGCCACGCTGGCCGGTCTGGCCCGAGCCCAGTTCCTGCGCGACCAGCCCGCCCTCGACGATCTCACCGCGCGTGACCCCGTCATCGCGGCCATCCCCGCGCACCGCCGGCGGCTTGCCCAGCTGACCCAGACGGACGTGCTGCACGTGCTCGCCCGTTGCGTCACCGCCCAGCAGGTCACCGGCCGGTTCGCCGCGACGCTGCGGTCCCGCCTCGTCGGGCTCGTCGGGCGTCCCGTGACCGCCGGGCCCCACACCGCGTACGCGCTCGACGCCGACCTGCTCGCCGATACCGACCCCACGCGTCTCACGGAGCTCGGCCTGTCCGGTCGCAAGGCGATGGCACTTCTCGGCGTCGCCCGCGCCGTCACGGGCTCCCTGTCCCTGTCCTCGCTGCACGAGCTCGACGACGAGGGCGTCATCGCCACGCTGACCGCGCTGCCCGGCATCGGCCGGTGGAGCGCCGAATGGTTTCTCATCCGGGCGCTGGGCCGGCCGCTCGTCGCGGCGGGCGACCTGGCGGTCCGCAAGGCGGTCGGGCATCTCTACCGCCCGGGCCTGCCGCCGCCCGCCGAGGAGGAGGTCCGCCTGCTCACGGCCCACTGGGGACCGGCGGCCGCGCTCGCGCAGACGATCGCCCTCGACTACCACCACGAGGTGACGCACCCCCCGCGGCCGGCCCGCGCCGCGATCTCCGCCTGA
- a CDS encoding CapA family protein, which yields MSQTAPTVSSTDVHSTGVVLAAVGDVFLDRPDPGRAFSAVDHLLRDADIAFGNSEGVYARDPDRAPSAGVAIIGPPQSAAPLAPAGFAVLSLANNHIGDAGPRALLENIRLFTDQGIAVAGAGGDQAAAHAPALLERHGVTVAFLAYSSTFPSGYEARAAVPGLAPLRSYNLFRPYEHGEWSPGLAPQVVTVPHEQDHEMLRSDVEKARTAAGVVVVSIHAGDFTRPFVLTDHERRAARLAIDAGADVVLGHHHHLLRGIEFYRGKPILYGLGHFAFDLPDLDRRLRAEGYLGESSPADSLAARRRAGEYRLWPQPGYPLLPFHPDARMTMIAVLRLSPGQPVAVGLVPCTIAPDGRPEPHLGSDADGARVLDYLTRCCEAEDLAVRVRPDAWGQLAGHPVTLVEAA from the coding sequence GTGAGCCAGACCGCCCCCACCGTCTCGTCTACGGACGTGCACTCGACCGGCGTCGTCCTCGCCGCCGTAGGCGATGTCTTCCTGGACCGTCCCGACCCCGGCCGCGCGTTCAGCGCGGTCGACCACCTCCTGCGGGACGCCGACATCGCCTTCGGCAACTCGGAGGGCGTGTACGCGCGCGACCCGGACCGCGCTCCCAGCGCCGGGGTGGCCATCATCGGGCCGCCGCAGAGCGCCGCCCCGCTCGCGCCCGCCGGGTTCGCGGTGCTGTCGCTGGCCAACAACCACATCGGCGACGCCGGGCCCCGTGCCCTGCTGGAGAACATCCGCCTGTTCACCGACCAGGGGATCGCCGTCGCCGGAGCCGGCGGCGACCAGGCCGCGGCGCACGCGCCCGCCCTCCTCGAGCGGCACGGCGTCACCGTCGCCTTCCTCGCGTACTCCTCGACCTTCCCGTCCGGCTACGAGGCGCGGGCGGCGGTGCCCGGGCTCGCGCCGCTGCGGTCGTACAACCTGTTCCGGCCCTACGAGCACGGCGAGTGGAGCCCTGGACTCGCGCCTCAGGTCGTGACCGTCCCGCACGAGCAGGACCACGAGATGCTGCGGTCCGACGTCGAGAAGGCCCGCACGGCGGCGGGCGTCGTCGTCGTCAGCATCCACGCCGGCGACTTCACCCGCCCGTTCGTCCTGACCGACCATGAGCGCCGCGCGGCCCGGCTCGCGATCGACGCGGGCGCCGACGTCGTGCTGGGTCATCACCACCATCTGCTGCGCGGCATCGAGTTCTACCGGGGCAAGCCGATCCTGTACGGGCTGGGGCACTTCGCCTTCGACCTGCCCGACCTCGACCGGAGGCTGCGGGCGGAAGGGTACTTGGGCGAGTCGAGCCCGGCGGACTCGCTGGCCGCCCGGCGCCGGGCCGGGGAGTACCGGCTGTGGCCCCAGCCGGGCTATCCCCTGCTCCCGTTCCATCCCGACGCCCGGATGACGATGATCGCGGTCCTGCGGCTGAGTCCGGGACAGCCGGTGGCCGTCGGCCTGGTCCCGTGCACGATCGCGCCCGACGGGCGGCCCGAGCCACACCTCGGCTCGGACGCCGACGGCGCCCGCGTGCTGGACTACCTGACTCGCTGCTGCGAGGCCGAGGACCTGGCCGTACGCGTCCGGCCGGACGCCTGGGGGCAGCTCGCCGGGCATCCGGTGACGCTCGTCGAGGCGGCCTGA